A portion of the Corynebacterium occultum genome contains these proteins:
- a CDS encoding DEAD/DEAH box helicase has translation MEWLPLGELPTLQLGEILMELKYNGVAMLTWEGRRPVELSPDLLRSRITVRQEKNGDLVLEPELCQDDTPILPREHHTQLLLGAPPTVLAEIQYHNEKTQEIRLQRFVEPLSREFLMLHHQDEELRVGSAEVEDFEEEYLPRLQRLMSLESPDDSYHAPQPRPAVLQIDATPLIQKPEGLQELRLQWSWDRGSWGKVDPEHESSVSRAVEATGATIANQVLEKHRAVPFLANVLPQLMELEHVRVNLTEETPKFRLAEETPQVTVGISAGETDWFDLQVQVAVGGEKVEFSELFAALSQGQELFVLPSGTYFDLNIPELEQLRRIIEEAKTLNDTTVDALKVSRYQVDLWQELVETGIVDAQEHEWWSRVQSLVQNPGRIETAAEIEVPAAVHAELRDYQKTGYRWLETLRRNNLGGVLADDMGLGKTLQVIAMIAAATEEDPHGAPFLVVAPTSVVGNWVREVQKFTPDLHALMIEGTEKKRGISLAEMLSSAADIRVVVTSYNLFRLEFEAYAEQNWSAVIFDEAQMIKNHNSKAYKSARMLEAPFKLAVTGTPMENNLMELWSLVSLTSPGLLGGKTHFTEFYRAPIEKEKDTGKLELLQRRMRPFLLRRTKELVAADLPEKTENVLEVELYPKHRRIYDRRLQRERQKVLGLVDDLDNNRFEVFRSLTLLRQLALDSELAAEESTPSAKLDVLTELLSSAATEGHRVLVLSQFTRFLKKAREAANEADIESLYLDGKTRGRQKLIDDFREGDSSVFFISLKAGGFGLNLTEADYVVLLDPWWNPATESQAVDRAHRIGQTRQVMVYRLVAKDTIESKVMELKKTKAALFDLVLEGGGSVEADGLGIDEIRALME, from the coding sequence ATGGAATGGCTCCCCTTGGGAGAGCTGCCCACCCTCCAGCTGGGGGAGATCCTCATGGAGTTGAAATACAACGGGGTGGCCATGCTGACCTGGGAGGGCAGACGCCCAGTGGAGCTGAGCCCTGACCTACTCCGGAGCCGGATCACAGTCCGGCAGGAGAAAAACGGTGATCTCGTCCTGGAGCCGGAACTATGTCAGGATGACACCCCGATACTTCCCCGGGAACACCACACCCAGCTCCTGCTCGGTGCGCCCCCGACAGTGCTCGCTGAAATCCAGTACCACAATGAGAAAACCCAGGAGATCCGGCTGCAACGTTTTGTCGAACCTTTGAGCCGGGAGTTCCTGATGCTCCACCATCAGGATGAGGAACTGCGAGTGGGTTCTGCTGAAGTGGAGGACTTCGAGGAGGAGTACCTGCCCCGGCTGCAGCGGCTGATGAGTCTGGAGTCCCCTGATGACTCTTATCACGCACCTCAACCACGCCCGGCCGTCCTCCAGATCGATGCCACACCGCTGATACAGAAGCCGGAGGGACTCCAGGAGCTGCGATTGCAGTGGTCCTGGGATCGTGGGTCGTGGGGAAAGGTGGACCCTGAGCATGAGTCTTCCGTGAGCAGGGCAGTAGAGGCCACTGGCGCCACCATTGCGAACCAGGTTCTGGAGAAGCACCGCGCGGTACCCTTCCTGGCGAATGTTCTGCCGCAGCTGATGGAATTGGAGCACGTCAGGGTCAACTTGACTGAGGAAACGCCGAAGTTCCGCCTGGCCGAAGAAACCCCACAGGTGACAGTGGGAATCAGCGCCGGTGAAACCGACTGGTTTGACCTGCAGGTACAGGTGGCGGTCGGCGGTGAAAAAGTGGAGTTCAGTGAACTGTTTGCAGCGCTCAGCCAGGGGCAGGAACTGTTCGTGCTGCCCTCAGGCACCTACTTCGACCTGAACATCCCGGAACTTGAGCAGCTGCGGCGCATCATCGAGGAAGCCAAGACTCTCAACGACACCACCGTGGACGCACTGAAGGTCAGCCGCTATCAGGTGGATCTCTGGCAGGAACTGGTGGAGACCGGCATCGTTGACGCCCAGGAACATGAGTGGTGGTCCCGGGTGCAAAGCCTGGTACAGAACCCGGGACGCATCGAGACGGCTGCGGAGATTGAGGTTCCCGCTGCGGTGCATGCCGAACTGCGCGATTATCAGAAAACAGGGTATCGCTGGTTGGAGACCTTAAGACGTAATAATCTCGGTGGGGTGCTGGCCGATGACATGGGGCTGGGCAAGACGCTGCAGGTCATCGCCATGATCGCGGCCGCCACCGAGGAGGATCCACACGGTGCTCCCTTCTTGGTCGTCGCCCCCACCAGCGTGGTGGGTAACTGGGTCCGCGAGGTGCAGAAGTTCACCCCGGATCTCCATGCCCTGATGATTGAGGGGACGGAGAAGAAGCGGGGCATCTCCCTGGCGGAGATGCTCAGCAGTGCCGCAGATATCCGGGTGGTGGTCACCAGTTACAACCTCTTCCGACTTGAATTCGAGGCCTATGCCGAGCAGAACTGGTCTGCGGTGATCTTCGACGAGGCGCAGATGATCAAGAACCACAACTCCAAGGCGTATAAGAGCGCCCGGATGCTGGAGGCACCGTTCAAGTTGGCTGTCACCGGCACCCCGATGGAGAATAACCTCATGGAGCTGTGGTCCCTGGTGTCATTGACCAGCCCCGGGCTGCTCGGCGGCAAGACCCATTTCACTGAGTTCTACCGCGCTCCCATCGAGAAGGAGAAGGACACCGGGAAGCTCGAGCTGCTGCAGCGCAGGATGCGGCCCTTCCTGCTCCGGCGCACCAAGGAACTGGTGGCGGCAGATCTGCCGGAGAAGACCGAGAATGTCCTGGAGGTGGAGCTCTATCCGAAGCACCGACGGATCTATGACCGCCGGCTCCAGCGAGAACGCCAGAAGGTGCTCGGTCTGGTTGATGATCTGGACAACAACCGCTTTGAGGTGTTCCGTTCCCTGACTCTGCTGCGTCAACTTGCCCTGGACAGTGAGTTGGCCGCGGAGGAGAGTACGCCTTCAGCCAAGTTGGATGTCCTGACGGAGCTGCTCAGCTCGGCGGCCACCGAGGGGCACCGGGTGCTGGTACTCAGCCAGTTCACCCGCTTTCTGAAAAAAGCCCGAGAGGCTGCCAACGAGGCTGACATTGAGAGTCTCTACCTGGACGGCAAGACCAGAGGCAGGCAGAAGCTGATCGATGACTTCCGGGAGGGTGACTCCTCCGTGTTCTTCATCTCCCTCAAGGCAGGCGGCTTCGGCTTGAACCTGACCGAGGCGGATTATGTGGTCCTGCTCGACCCCTGGTGGAACCCGGCGACGGAGTCTCAGGCCGTGGATCGGGCACACCGGATCGGCCAGACTCGGCAGGTGATGGTCTACCGCCTGGTGGCCAAGGACACCATCGAATCCAAGGTCATGGAACTCAAGAAAACCAAGGCAGCCCTCTTCGATCTGGTCCTGGAAGGCGGTGGCAGCGTCGAAGCAGATGGCTTGGGAATCGATGAGATAAGGGCACTGATGGAGTAG
- a CDS encoding ATP-binding cassette domain-containing protein has protein sequence MVPDAAWRAQFGLDPEEHPLDLSQRELRLAQFAAELASEPAVLLVDEPDVGLDLAGRVLFHRGLAEFLRRGGALLLSCHDEGFVAEVREYAVVQEYRMENVITW, from the coding sequence ATGGTTCCTGACGCGGCCTGGCGAGCACAGTTCGGCCTTGATCCGGAGGAGCATCCCCTGGATCTGAGCCAGCGGGAGTTGAGACTGGCACAGTTCGCTGCAGAACTTGCCTCTGAACCGGCGGTACTGCTGGTAGATGAGCCGGATGTGGGGCTTGATCTAGCTGGTCGGGTGCTTTTCCACCGGGGGTTGGCCGAGTTCCTGCGCCGGGGTGGTGCCCTGCTACTTAGTTGCCATGATGAGGGTTTCGTGGCCGAGGTGCGGGAATATGCAGTGGTGCAGGAGTATCGGATGGAGAATGTGATTACCTGGTAA
- a CDS encoding MFS transporter has protein sequence MATTPDRDPQTGHPDAAPAHPARRRVLTGLIFAQVMIGLSNGITLSMGSLLAASLAGPVWGGSAATLTTIGAAIFAVPLARMVQRHDRRTSLSTGMLIGSLGAVLSIIGAQFSIFPVVLLAFLFLGAMSAVNLQARFAATDVAGEKTRGSDLSLVVWSTTIGAIAGPNLFTPSARFSAALGLEEHAGAYLLCLVGQLIAIMVWWFTLPRGLKPAPDTSPAQSPVARLTPLARRAITSIAIAHFSMVGLMSMAAVHMQGHGAGLTLIGLTISLHVAGMYALSPLFGVLTDKVGRSYTIFLGFGMLLVAACSLIFFPESERGIITAMIFLGLGWNATLVASSALLNDATPTRHHARTQGRSDLVMNLAGASGGLLAGPVIGLAGMPALAGLVFVVVAVQAGLMALSIRRLGTKKTP, from the coding sequence ATGGCCACCACCCCTGACCGTGATCCACAGACCGGTCACCCGGATGCAGCCCCCGCGCACCCCGCCCGCCGCAGGGTGCTCACCGGCCTGATCTTCGCCCAGGTGATGATCGGTCTGTCCAATGGCATCACCTTATCCATGGGCAGCCTGCTCGCCGCCTCCCTCGCCGGCCCGGTGTGGGGCGGTTCAGCGGCGACCCTGACCACCATCGGTGCGGCGATCTTCGCGGTCCCCCTGGCACGGATGGTGCAGCGCCATGACCGTCGTACCTCGCTGAGCACCGGCATGCTCATCGGATCCCTCGGTGCGGTGCTCTCCATCATCGGTGCCCAGTTCAGCATCTTCCCGGTGGTGCTGCTGGCTTTCCTCTTCCTGGGGGCGATGAGCGCGGTGAACCTGCAGGCCCGTTTCGCCGCCACCGATGTAGCCGGGGAGAAAACCCGGGGTAGTGACCTTTCCCTGGTGGTCTGGTCCACCACCATCGGCGCGATCGCCGGGCCGAACCTATTTACCCCGAGCGCACGTTTCAGCGCAGCCCTCGGCCTGGAGGAACACGCCGGCGCCTACCTGTTGTGCCTGGTGGGCCAGTTGATCGCCATCATGGTCTGGTGGTTCACCCTGCCCCGTGGCCTCAAACCCGCCCCCGACACAAGTCCCGCCCAAAGCCCGGTTGCCCGGCTCACTCCCCTGGCCCGGCGCGCCATCACCTCCATCGCCATCGCCCACTTCTCCATGGTCGGCCTGATGTCCATGGCGGCGGTCCACATGCAGGGCCACGGCGCCGGATTGACCCTCATCGGCCTGACCATCAGTCTGCACGTGGCGGGCATGTACGCCCTCTCCCCGCTCTTCGGTGTTCTCACGGACAAGGTGGGGCGCAGTTACACCATCTTCCTCGGTTTCGGCATGCTCCTGGTCGCCGCCTGCTCCCTCATCTTCTTCCCGGAATCAGAGCGGGGGATCATCACTGCGATGATCTTCCTCGGGCTGGGCTGGAACGCCACCCTGGTCGCCTCCTCGGCACTGCTTAACGACGCCACGCCCACCCGCCACCATGCCCGCACCCAGGGTCGCAGTGACCTGGTGATGAACCTCGCCGGGGCCAGCGGCGGGCTGCTCGCCGGGCCGGTGATCGGGCTGGCGGGGATGCCAGCCTTGGCGGGTCTGGTGTTTGTGGTGGTGGCGGTGCAGGCCGGGTTGATGGCCCTGAGTATCCGACGACTCGGGACGAAGAAAACCCCTTAA
- a CDS encoding flavin-containing monooxygenase, which yields MKTDVDVVVVGAGFAGIYATHLLRNKNGLSVQGFEKGSGVGGTWFWNRYPGARCDAESIVYSYSFDDEIQQEWTWSERWATQPEILNYANFVADKLGVRESYAFNTEVTSIEWDDAAGLWTTTTAEGRSTTSRFVITAVGCLSAAQMPQFEGLQDFQGELYHTGSWPHEGVDFAGKKVAVIGTGSSGIQAIPVIAQQADQVTIFQRTPNYTVPARNRTLGVDEMALVKAVYPTLREKLKQTPAGVMVKPPIGSALKLPAEEIRAELDSRWAQGGPTFMNAFTDTMSDRQANEITAEYVREKIAEIVKDPERAELITPKSYPVGTKRICVDTDYYETYNRPNVELVDVREHRIERIGAKGPVVNGQEYECDILVMATGYDAITGPLLRLGIKGREGLPLKEAWDEGGKSYLGLSVAGFPNLFTVTGPGSPSVLTNMIPSIEQHVEWISTLLSDLEERGIERIEASAEAQEEWVAKVNAIAAQTLYPEAASWYMGSNIPGKPRVFMPYAGGLHTYRQLCDEIAAAGYTGFTLGEDAESSAAKPLVGVATA from the coding sequence ATGAAAACTGATGTTGATGTCGTGGTTGTCGGTGCCGGCTTCGCGGGCATCTACGCCACCCACCTGCTGCGCAACAAGAATGGTCTTAGTGTTCAGGGCTTCGAGAAGGGCTCCGGGGTCGGCGGCACCTGGTTCTGGAACCGCTACCCGGGTGCTCGTTGTGATGCCGAGTCCATCGTCTACTCCTACTCCTTCGATGATGAGATCCAGCAGGAGTGGACCTGGTCGGAGCGTTGGGCCACCCAGCCGGAGATCCTGAACTACGCCAACTTCGTGGCCGATAAGCTCGGTGTCCGGGAGTCCTACGCTTTCAACACCGAGGTGACCTCCATCGAGTGGGATGATGCCGCCGGCCTCTGGACCACCACCACCGCCGAGGGCAGGTCCACCACCTCCCGCTTCGTCATCACCGCGGTGGGTTGCCTCTCCGCGGCCCAGATGCCGCAGTTCGAGGGCCTCCAGGATTTCCAGGGCGAGCTCTATCACACCGGATCCTGGCCCCATGAGGGCGTGGACTTCGCCGGCAAGAAGGTCGCCGTCATCGGCACCGGCTCCTCCGGCATCCAGGCCATCCCGGTGATCGCCCAGCAGGCGGATCAGGTCACCATCTTCCAGCGCACCCCGAATTACACCGTCCCGGCGCGCAACCGCACGCTCGGTGTGGATGAGATGGCACTAGTCAAGGCGGTTTATCCGACCCTGCGGGAGAAGCTGAAGCAGACTCCGGCCGGTGTGATGGTCAAGCCGCCGATCGGTTCTGCCCTGAAGCTGCCTGCGGAGGAAATCCGGGCTGAGCTGGATAGCCGTTGGGCCCAGGGTGGCCCGACCTTCATGAACGCCTTCACCGACACCATGTCGGACCGGCAGGCGAATGAGATCACCGCCGAGTATGTCCGGGAGAAGATCGCGGAGATCGTCAAGGACCCGGAGCGGGCCGAGCTGATCACCCCGAAGTCTTACCCGGTGGGCACCAAGCGCATCTGTGTGGACACGGATTATTACGAGACCTACAACCGCCCGAATGTGGAGCTGGTGGATGTCCGCGAGCATCGCATCGAGCGCATCGGTGCCAAGGGGCCTGTGGTCAATGGTCAGGAATATGAGTGCGACATCCTGGTCATGGCCACCGGTTATGATGCGATCACTGGTCCGCTGCTGCGGTTGGGCATCAAGGGCCGGGAGGGTCTGCCCCTGAAGGAGGCTTGGGATGAGGGCGGCAAGTCCTACCTGGGTCTGTCGGTCGCAGGTTTCCCGAACCTCTTCACCGTGACCGGCCCGGGCAGCCCCTCGGTGCTGACCAACATGATCCCCTCGATTGAGCAGCATGTGGAGTGGATCTCCACCCTGCTGAGTGATCTGGAGGAGCGGGGCATCGAGCGGATCGAGGCTTCCGCTGAGGCTCAGGAGGAGTGGGTGGCCAAGGTCAACGCCATTGCGGCCCAGACCCTCTACCCGGAGGCAGCCTCCTGGTACATGGGCTCCAATATCCCGGGCAAGCCCAGGGTGTTCATGCCCTACGCCGGTGGTCTCCACACCTACCGTCAGCTCTGTGATGAGATCGCGGCCGCCGGATACACCGGCTTCACCCTCGGTGAGGATGCGGAGAGCAGCGCGGCGAAGCCGTTGGTGGGTGTCGCCACCGCCTGA
- a CDS encoding alpha/beta hydrolase translates to MAIDEATKQFLAQAGENPDAKPIHLSTPEEARAGALATLDLIGPGVDMAEVQDLKLKSSEQDADFEVRVLKPTEQPKGIFIYLHGGGWVVSDIVAYDAIGRQLAQETGYTVVLVNYRKAPEHAYPAAPNDCWTALQWVEEHRAELAEEGAPLVIGGDSAGGNLAAAMTLRSRELAGPKIDFQVLVYPVTDADFTRPSYLDPENQLMLMTESMVWFWDHYAPVEKRGEQEASPIRAESLAGLPDAYVAIAEHDVLRDEGEAYAKRLAEEGVKVETELFPGQMHGFISMFNILPASAQLISRIAEQVLQRAAVTEEVR, encoded by the coding sequence ATGGCTATTGATGAGGCAACCAAGCAGTTCCTGGCACAGGCCGGGGAGAACCCCGACGCTAAGCCGATCCACCTCTCCACCCCGGAGGAAGCCCGAGCCGGCGCCCTGGCCACCCTGGACCTGATCGGCCCCGGTGTGGACATGGCCGAGGTTCAGGACCTCAAGCTGAAGAGTTCCGAGCAGGACGCGGACTTCGAGGTACGCGTACTCAAGCCCACGGAGCAGCCCAAGGGCATCTTCATCTACCTCCACGGCGGTGGCTGGGTGGTCAGCGACATCGTCGCCTATGACGCTATCGGCCGCCAGCTCGCCCAGGAGACCGGCTACACCGTGGTGCTGGTCAATTACCGCAAGGCCCCGGAACACGCCTACCCGGCGGCTCCCAATGACTGCTGGACTGCCCTGCAGTGGGTGGAGGAGCACCGCGCCGAGCTGGCCGAAGAGGGTGCACCCCTGGTTATCGGTGGAGACAGTGCCGGTGGAAACCTCGCTGCCGCCATGACCCTGCGCTCCCGTGAGCTGGCTGGCCCCAAGATCGACTTCCAGGTGCTGGTCTACCCGGTCACCGACGCCGACTTCACCCGCCCCAGCTACCTGGACCCGGAGAACCAGCTGATGCTGATGACCGAATCCATGGTCTGGTTCTGGGATCATTACGCCCCGGTGGAGAAGCGCGGGGAGCAGGAAGCTTCCCCGATCCGCGCCGAATCCCTGGCAGGGCTGCCCGACGCCTATGTCGCCATCGCCGAGCATGATGTGCTCCGCGATGAGGGTGAGGCCTACGCCAAGCGACTGGCGGAGGAGGGCGTGAAGGTTGAGACCGAGCTCTTCCCGGGCCAGATGCACGGCTTCATCTCCATGTTCAACATCCTGCCCGCCAGCGCACAGCTGATCAGCCGCATCGCGGAGCAGGTCCTGCAGCGTGCTGCTGTCACCGAGGAGGTCCGCTAA
- a CDS encoding helix-turn-helix domain-containing protein, giving the protein MIQGSVFRLQLQALPDISPAAEGWSSLGEGEIILQISPPLPDLAARLVEQRLIHALKIILRNGPATTAVESDADRLRSLLGKSGSPAQRVDNLQRLGLAESRLLTVVAIAGDSGELRRAAALAQDLGGGQSPLLARVGDVLAVILREEPHQEVGVPKGLSVGLGEALPPERIHESWEGAKTALRFSQPSKSRRAPHRVIDAVVVDIAKVGCLRVLVDAVDHRNVRELDDVRAIHELAEKGPPDTLNVLEAVAATESIRQAAQLVHLHHNTVATRVDAAEGVLRFPLREIYGRTRLLIALTLYRLHGSSGARRLDGAPVHA; this is encoded by the coding sequence GTGATTCAGGGGAGTGTGTTCCGGCTCCAATTACAGGCGTTGCCGGATATTTCCCCGGCCGCCGAGGGCTGGTCGAGCTTGGGGGAGGGGGAGATCATTCTCCAGATATCCCCGCCTCTTCCAGATCTTGCGGCCCGTCTGGTGGAGCAGCGCCTCATCCATGCACTGAAGATCATTCTGCGCAATGGCCCGGCCACAACGGCCGTCGAAAGTGATGCCGACCGGCTCCGTTCCCTGCTGGGAAAGTCGGGCAGTCCGGCGCAGCGTGTCGATAATCTGCAGCGTCTCGGCCTGGCTGAATCCCGCTTATTGACGGTCGTGGCCATCGCCGGTGACAGCGGTGAGCTGCGGCGCGCGGCAGCCCTGGCACAGGACTTGGGGGGCGGGCAATCTCCGCTGCTGGCCCGGGTGGGCGATGTTCTGGCGGTCATCCTGCGGGAGGAACCACATCAGGAAGTAGGTGTTCCCAAGGGGTTGTCCGTGGGGTTGGGGGAGGCCCTGCCGCCGGAACGGATCCATGAATCCTGGGAGGGGGCGAAAACCGCCCTGCGTTTCTCCCAGCCGAGCAAGAGCCGCCGGGCCCCCCACCGCGTGATTGACGCTGTGGTCGTGGATATCGCCAAGGTGGGTTGCCTGCGGGTGTTGGTGGATGCGGTGGACCATCGTAATGTGCGGGAGCTTGATGATGTCCGGGCGATTCATGAGTTGGCGGAGAAGGGTCCGCCGGACACTCTGAATGTATTGGAAGCGGTAGCTGCCACCGAGTCGATCCGCCAGGCCGCTCAGTTGGTGCATCTGCACCACAACACGGTGGCCACCCGCGTTGACGCGGCGGAGGGGGTGTTGCGTTTCCCGCTTCGAGAAATATACGGACGCACCCGGCTGCTGATCGCGTTGACCCTCTATCGCCTGCATGGCAGCTCTGGGGCGCGAAGGTTGGACGGGGCTCCTGTTCACGCTTGA
- a CDS encoding FAD-dependent monooxygenase, which translates to MTTISATGQGTRIAIVGAGIGGLTLAVELRRRGLEPQVFEQAAELREVGAAVALSANAVRFLRDRIGIGEQLAEKAADVDGLIFRDGRDGRVLGRVLSRSEYHERAGAPYYGVHRADLQQMLKEALGEEGLHLNKKCVRVEDGPQSAVLHFADGDSFEADLVIGADGIRSQLRKEILGYDDAQFSGCHGWRGMVPPEQVPSLPDPEAIQFWMGPGGHLLHYPIGNGEQNFLLVRRHDGPWADKSWVVPAEKDEHLAAFEGWDPAFIEMISAAPATERWALFHRPPLHQWSRGRITLLGDAAHAMVPHHGQGANQSIEDAIVLADCLMEGLEQGSGWDAARQRYQDIREGRARRVQITSLATADMLHLPDGPLAQERNARLGSPQVWDRSLAWIHEHVADRQLSPAGI; encoded by the coding sequence ATGACCACGATTTCTGCCACTGGCCAAGGAACCCGCATCGCCATCGTCGGAGCCGGCATCGGCGGGCTCACCCTGGCCGTGGAACTGCGCCGCCGAGGCCTGGAACCACAGGTCTTCGAGCAGGCCGCCGAACTACGGGAGGTAGGTGCCGCAGTGGCACTATCCGCCAATGCAGTCAGATTCCTACGGGACCGCATCGGGATCGGGGAGCAGCTGGCGGAAAAGGCCGCAGATGTCGATGGCCTCATCTTCCGGGATGGCCGCGACGGCCGGGTCCTCGGCAGGGTTCTCTCCCGCTCTGAATACCATGAGCGCGCCGGGGCACCCTACTACGGTGTCCACCGCGCGGACCTCCAGCAGATGCTCAAAGAAGCACTCGGGGAAGAGGGGCTGCACCTGAACAAGAAATGCGTGCGCGTTGAGGACGGCCCACAGTCCGCGGTACTCCACTTCGCCGACGGCGACTCCTTCGAGGCCGATCTGGTGATCGGTGCCGATGGCATCCGCTCCCAGCTGCGCAAGGAAATCCTCGGCTACGATGACGCTCAATTTTCCGGCTGTCACGGCTGGCGCGGGATGGTTCCCCCGGAGCAGGTGCCCTCCCTGCCGGACCCGGAGGCCATCCAGTTCTGGATGGGCCCCGGCGGACACCTGCTCCATTACCCGATCGGCAACGGTGAACAGAACTTCCTGCTGGTACGCCGTCACGACGGTCCCTGGGCAGATAAATCCTGGGTGGTACCGGCCGAGAAGGATGAACACCTGGCAGCCTTCGAGGGCTGGGATCCGGCCTTCATCGAGATGATCAGCGCCGCCCCCGCAACGGAACGATGGGCACTCTTCCACCGCCCACCCCTCCACCAGTGGAGCCGCGGACGGATCACCCTGCTTGGCGACGCCGCCCACGCCATGGTCCCGCACCACGGCCAAGGCGCCAACCAATCCATCGAAGATGCGATTGTGCTGGCAGACTGCCTGATGGAAGGCCTGGAACAGGGTTCCGGCTGGGATGCCGCACGCCAGCGCTACCAGGACATCCGGGAGGGCAGGGCGCGCCGAGTCCAGATCACCTCCCTGGCCACCGCCGATATGCTGCACCTTCCCGACGGTCCCCTGGCGCAGGAACGTAACGCCCGTCTTGGTTCCCCGCAGGTCTGGGACCGCTCCCTGGCCTGGATCCACGAGCATGTGGCGGACCGTCAGCTGAGCCCGGCAGGTATATAG
- a CDS encoding PucR family transcriptional regulator, whose amino-acid sequence MDQLPELDDALQDLSETLGCRIALIDEAGKVVAYSIHESPEDRRRLFHLLTHSDSWPAPRTATAPYSLEELPEVGTVLFIRLLDPQRHIIGHLLLPAVAPGQEETPLSAPLSAALEATEQLAELLGARQQEEARRDARANRLAVTLVSGAAGERESAAEHLLRERLLSSAAGYCAVALGVDPRAATALDNEKTSQAVARTLQFVRETSTATVVGGTLKNHLGVLVFPRPVVVPRLSRILSSPELSPVRAGVGSLSTLSEIHRSFQRAQLAWRASWLAPADHGIVAAWEQVGLDGTLARMPVEDFTLDDLPPSARELLAAVDSPDLLDTLTAYLDTGGDAQRTALNLHIHRSTLYYRLDKLRAALSGDLHDGVFRRELHTGLRIARLAGLVPGR is encoded by the coding sequence ATGGATCAACTCCCCGAACTCGATGATGCGCTCCAGGATCTCTCTGAAACCCTGGGGTGCAGGATCGCGTTGATTGATGAGGCGGGGAAGGTGGTGGCTTATTCCATCCACGAAAGCCCGGAGGACCGCCGCAGGCTTTTCCACCTGCTCACCCACAGTGACTCCTGGCCTGCACCGCGTACCGCCACAGCCCCGTACTCCCTCGAGGAGTTACCCGAGGTCGGTACCGTGTTGTTCATCCGCCTGCTGGATCCGCAGCGTCATATCATCGGGCATCTGCTCCTACCCGCGGTGGCACCAGGGCAGGAGGAAACACCCCTCTCTGCACCCCTTTCGGCAGCCTTGGAAGCCACCGAGCAGCTGGCCGAACTGCTGGGCGCCCGACAGCAGGAAGAGGCCCGACGCGACGCCCGCGCCAACCGCCTGGCGGTGACGCTGGTCAGCGGGGCTGCCGGGGAACGGGAGTCCGCGGCTGAGCATCTCCTCCGCGAGCGTCTCCTGAGTTCCGCCGCCGGGTATTGTGCCGTGGCGCTGGGGGTGGATCCGCGTGCCGCCACCGCACTGGATAATGAGAAGACCTCGCAAGCGGTGGCACGCACCCTGCAGTTTGTGCGGGAAACCTCCACCGCAACAGTGGTGGGCGGCACCCTGAAAAACCACCTTGGTGTCCTGGTATTTCCCCGCCCGGTGGTTGTCCCCCGCCTGAGCCGTATTCTCTCCAGCCCTGAGTTGAGCCCGGTCCGGGCCGGGGTGGGTTCGCTGAGCACACTGTCGGAGATCCACCGCTCCTTCCAGCGGGCGCAATTAGCCTGGCGGGCCTCCTGGTTGGCTCCTGCGGATCATGGCATCGTGGCCGCCTGGGAGCAGGTGGGGCTGGACGGGACCTTGGCCCGGATGCCGGTGGAGGACTTCACCCTGGATGATCTTCCCCCCAGCGCCCGGGAACTACTGGCGGCGGTGGATTCCCCGGACCTGCTGGACACCCTGACGGCTTACCTGGATACCGGCGGGGATGCCCAGCGCACCGCACTTAACCTCCACATCCACCGATCCACCCTCTACTACCGGCTGGACAAGCTGCGTGCCGCCCTCAGCGGGGATCTCCATGACGGTGTCTTCCGCCGGGAGCTGCACACCGGGTTGAGGATCGCCCGGCTGGCGGGGCTGGTGCCGGGTCGGTGA